The following is a genomic window from Calliphora vicina chromosome 5, idCalVici1.1, whole genome shotgun sequence.
catttgtacatattttttttataacacgagtacttgtaaattttaaattgtaaacaaaactaTTATGGGTGATTAGGGGAATTAAgccataaaaataaacaaaatgtattataaacaataattttgcaTGAACATAACAAAAtcattcagtaaaaaattcCTGCATTTAAgaataattaatgaaataatttaaaaaaaaaggtgtATAATGTACCAGATATTTTTAAGATTGAATACGATAAAGTTAACGATTGGATACGATAACGGTATGTAAACGAAACGAATTCGTTCATAATTCTTCATTGTATGAATGaaacttttcattaatttatatttattgttgcaATGAAGGATGCTCAATTCTAATGAAAAACTCTTAATCTAAAGTTAAACATATATTTCTGGAATGAATGTTGGTTTGACGAAAATGACTCCTTGGCGATTTCCCTACTAGGTATGGTAGataattcaatatttgtttatacCGTTCAACTAGTTGGTTAATGAAAAATCTAATGTAGGGTATGGAAAAGGGAAGCACTTAACAAATTCATCATACAAAAATCAACaagtaagtatttatttagtaatgTCAATATTCGATAGATTACATTGCGAATTGATTTTCAAATTGGCTACTCAAAAAATAAACTATGGAAAATTCTATTGATCAAATGATATCCAACTGCACTACAATCTAGCTAATGaagtatgtatgtactatgtacAAAGACTCacaataattgtaaaaaataagttGAATTTGTCATTATTAGTTTTCTAGAGGCCATAAAATGCAGtcaaaccaaaacaaaataactGCACCTTGTATTTTGTGCAACAAATTCGCTTTGGTTATCCTGCTATTGCTTCACGTACATGTCAGCAGTGTTACAGCTGAGCGGACATGTCATCAATGTCGTGGTATAAATTGTTTACGCACCACCTATGAGGCCACACAAAAGTGTCTCAATGACTTGGACATCTGTGTAACCGTATTTGATGGACGTGAGTGAAATGAAGTGGAGTAAATGTTCAAACTCATACTAAATGCAAATAACTATGCgtcttttttttagaaactatACTGGCTCAAGGTTGCCTGGAACAACTTTCAGAAGAATTGCGCAACAAATGTGGCGGTTACGCACAAAGTCCAGACTCTGAGGAATTCAGAGAATGTTTTAAATGCAACGAAAATTTGTGCAACAATTTGGCATCAAGTTCATTTGAGTGTATTCAATGTGATTCTGATAGTGTACGagtagattttatttttaatgaatttcgatcaaatataaattttagaaaaatattttgtttgtaggATGAAAATTGCCGCACCAACCCACTTAGTTTATTGCCAACCAGATGTGGTATTTCGCGAACGCCAAATGAATATTGTTACGTTAAACAAGAAGGAAATCGAGTGATTCGAGGTTGTTCCAGCACAGTGGaagaacaaaacacatgtttatCTAACGCCGATTGTATGATTTGTCAACCCAGTGAATTGAGCGGCTGTAACGCTAATGATATAACACTAGATGGCAGTGGTTCAGGAGACGAGGGTACTGGTAGTGGTTCGGGTAATGGCGGTTCAGATGAAGGTGAATCTGGTAATGGCTCGAGTGGAGAAGGTGGATCTGGGAATGAGTCAGATAATACCGCTGAGCGGATATGTCATCAATGTAGAGGTATAAATTGTTTACGCACCACCTATGAGGCCACACAAAAGTGTCTCAATGACTTGGACATCTGTGTAACTGTATTTGATGGACGTAAGTCAAATGCTAATTTCAAAATCACCATGGaatggaaataattttaaatattttatttatttagaaactaTACTCGCACAAGGATGTCTGGAACAACTTTCCGAAGAATTGCGCCATAAATGTGATGTTGATACAACAGCTCAAGACTTTCTGGCTTTGAGTGAATGTTTCAAGTGTAACGACAATTTATGCAACAATTTGGCATCAAGTTCATTTGAATGTATTCAATGTGATTCAGAAAGTGTATGAATagatttagaattaaatttgtGCCAgagtatgttttaaaaattctttctttGTAGGATGCAAATTGTCGCACTAACCCACAAAGTTTGGCGCCGTCAAGATGCGGCATTTCACGTACTCCAAATGAATACTGTTTTGTTAAACAAGAAGGTGAACGAATGATTCGAGGTTGTTCTAATACTTTGGAGGAACAAATATCATGTTTATCAAGCGCAGATTGTATGATTTGTCAGCCGAGTGAGTTGAGTGGTTGTAATGCCATGGATGTAACTATATATGATGGTGATTCCGGAGATGGTGGTTCTGGTAATGGCTCGGGTAATGGAGGTTCAGATGAAGGTGAATCTGGGAATGGCTCGGGTGGAGAAGGTGGATCTGGGAATGAGTCAGGTAATACCGCTGAGCGGATATGTCATCAATGTAGAGGTATAAATTGTTTACGCACCACCTATGAGGCCACACAAAAGTGTCTTAATGACTTGGACATCTGTGTAACTGTATTTGATGGACGTAAGTCAAATGCTAATTTCAAAATCACAATGGAatggaaataattttgaatattttatttatttagaaactaTACTCGCGCAAGGATGTCTGGAACAGCTTTCCGAAGAACTACGGCACAAATGTGATGTTGATACAACAGCTCAAGACTCTCTGTCTTTGAGTGAATGTTTCAAGTGTAACGACAATTTATGCAACAATTTGGCATCAAGTTCATTTGAGTGTATACAATGTGATTCAGAAAGCGTATGaatagattttgaattaaatttttgctagAGTATGTTTTAAACATTCTTTCTTTGTAGGATGCCAATTGTCGCACTAACCCACAAAGTTTGGCGCCATCAAGATGCGGCATTTCACGTACTCCAAATGAATATTGTTTTGTTAAACAAGAAGGCGAACGAGTGATTCGAGGCTGTTCTAATACTTTGGAGGAACAAATATCATGTTTATCAAGCGTTGATTGCATGATTTGTCAACCAAGTGAATTGAGTGGTTGTAATGACATTGAAGTAATAACAAATGATGGTGGGTCGGGTAGTGGTTCTGGAGATGGATCTGGTAATGGCGGTTCAGATCAGGGTGGATCTGGCAGTGGTTCGGGTAATGGCGGTTCAGATCAAGGTGGATCTGGTAGTGGTTCAGGTAATGGCGGTTCAGATCAAGGTGGATCTGGTAGTGGTTCGGGTGGAGAAAATACAGGTGATGGCGGAAATAGTGATTCCGGAAATGATGCGGGCGATGGAGGATCTGGGGGCGGATCCGGAGATGGAAGTAGTGGTTCAGGAGATGGGGGAACTGGCAATGGTTCAGATGGCAGTGGAACTAGTGGTATAAActctcatatttttatttttattataaatataattattgtcTTCTTCGTATCAAATTAATGTTtccaatatatgtatttgtaatataaattatgtatatttaagaGAATATAGATACATATAATGTTGAATAAAAATGATTCCTTACAAAGAACAAATGTTATTGACAAATTTTTGAGTTAAACTATGAAATAAATCTTTGAGTTAATGTTTTATAACATAAACAATGAAATATTCTTTTATAGGATCCAGAAATTCttcttttagtatttttaatgcCGCAATCTATTTTATGATACAAATTTACGAATATAAACATTGAATTTGGCATTAAAGAGCGGAAATCTACAAAATATAGGGCTTTTAAAAAGTCTAAAAACACAAAAGATCATTGTATTACGAAGTTTCTTCACCAACCCAATCATGCCCTTTtggttttgtaaagaaaatgttttggcCAAACTGGAGAGTTTTACGTCAAAATACTTGATGCTTTtgcattatttattttcttttagttttaagTAATATTTATACCATACACTACAATAGTGGGGAGGTAAATATTATCCCAACTCTAAGTGATCCTAAGATCagtcaggatcactttctgagttggtTAAGCGATGTCAGTCCGTCtatccgtccgtccatgtaaaccttgtaatcaaactataggtcgcaatttcaaagataattcgacacaATTTtgtacaagcttttctattgccccaaggagaaaattattaaatttggttagaatcattTTTCTTAGTCcacatacgattgccctatatgataatagttaagctctcataaatatcttagttatatccaaaccaaatttctcataaatatcttagttatatccaaaccaaattcagcacaaataagttttgtatacgcCTAACCCGCAGCACTTATAATTTAGATATATTTTggatatatatttttagtttaaatattttccaacctATTATCAACAGGCCAAATGTTTCTGATGTAGTTTAATTACGCATTCAAGCTGTttaagctaaatcttactaatgattcattcaAATCTTACTTACCGAAatccggttttttaaaaagtctataTTTTATAAACACCTTCTGTCTGTTAAAATCGACATTCCGAACCCccaaaataactttcatacacgattgatacatcaatatatccgctagtccaacttaggttgtTTCTAATCGACATAATCGGCCCCCAAATTAATCGaatcgaaaaaatatgttttatatttatatttacttcTACCCATagatgaaattaaataaaaaaaaacaatttttaattttttttaacattaaatttttaagatactTTATGTACAAAATCTAAACGTTATACGATTTTGCTACATTTTGGGTCTCCAGATTTAAATCATATTCGAGCCAAGTCGTGAAATATAAGGACATTATATCAATATGACCATATGAATTGAGCAATTATATGTATGTCAAAGGTAATTATCTTTACATTTCgttcattgatatttttaatttcgtacttttaaatacatttttaactaaatttaaaattttcttttattacttccaaatcaaatttttgtttaaattcattGAATGATAATTGTTCGTTAAAACCACGAACTTATgcattatatttcttttaactGTCAACACTTCAAGGTAATTATTTCTGGTTTAACCGACTAACATTTATTGCTATTgtaaatacataaaatgtaCATAATATATACTTGGGGTattctgctattagtcatattgtcataatgtctcaatatattataatagttgttgttgtgttttatacaaaaaaagtattattttatatagttcaacagtcttattagtttagatcttttttgtttgaaacacaacaaaaatttgattaaactatcgTAGTATATTAGGACATGATGACAATTTAACCAAATAGTAGACCTTGTGAATACCCCaactatatatttatatgataCATATAtccatttaattatattttatagttttaaactTTAATCGTTATTAAAAAGTGACTAATGGGAATCTATCAATAATTCAACCTTATGTTTTAGATAACGTGTAAAATATAACAACCATAAACGGTTaatcataaaactttaaaaatggaTGAACTGcgaaatatatataattattattatatttttaaaatatattaactgAAACAAATTATTATCAAAGCAATTGTATAATCACAAACCAATATTTCATCTTTTAGCTAAAATTATAGCAAGGATATAAAAATCGTGCTTCTAATGTTTATTATTACAGAACTCGAGAAATTGTCTTTTGTTGGCACGATAGGGCTATTTATTGTTTAGCTATTtgctttaaatatattgcatgATAAAATGATAAGCTCTATTGTGATAGGAATCAGTCCATGATTTCTCTTAGCCACCATACACATTTCTTACTGGAATATGGCTCTCTGgtacaaaattcaggaaaaataagtttcatgtaaaaataaatcacagaacaataatttgttttgatgGGTCCATATTTGACAAAAGCTTCCTTATAAATTCTACTTTCTGAAATCATTTAAATAGGCATAAATattgttatcataaattatCCTAATAGATATAAAAATAGCCATACCGAATTTTATGGAGATGgggccataattggtcatagcttccatataaggactACTTTCGAAAGAACGTATTAACTTACATAAATATAGAATAGATTTCAAATAGAATTTTACACAGATATGTAATATGTATGCAAAAATCTAACTGCTGGATTAAGTCATATATAGAAAACGTCGTAACAAATTTTGGATTTTGTCATTTCTTTTGTAACAAATCGATTTATTGGCCGacttatattctggatctttatgaAATTATAAGACGATCTAGAGGTACGGATTTATAAGTATTAAATTCTTTGTTGATCAAAAATGTTTGAGAACTAAATGTTCGTTCGccgttaaaaaataataaaataataggaGGTCTAGAAAActgaaatttagcacaaatatTTATTGCTAATAGCTAACTTATGTATTCAAAAATAGGTTGCATCGGTAAAAAATTTTggatcaaaatatatataatataatatataatataaaactAACCAAATCGGAAGAactagataaatatttttaaacaaaatgcacGAAAATCGATTCGCGTATTACAGTGGTGGTGGGGTTATATGATTCGGCACAATATAACACTCTTTTATGATCCCTTTaatgattttgatgaaacttaagaaaaatataacgtgaagtctagtatttacaataataagggttaatttccatttgtgtactaatggaaattaacccttaatagcacttggggtccaaatgatcctaaatttttaaaatcacgaaaaacacagtcattttgaccccaagttcTCTTAAtggttaatttccaattttgtgctgttattgtaaatactagacttcatgttatatttttcttaagtttcatcaaaatcggccaaaaaTATACTATAAAATTTAGATATCTTTCCATTAcaaattccaaattttgaaaaattttacatttgacctttacgatttaagggttaacgtgttccgattttaggaaaacgttcgtactatatttgaaattatcagGACTATAATAtcctgaacagattttacttaaaattaataacagtaaggaaattgggctgattcgccaaaatatggccaataaattagtttttcttgaaaatcgcaaaatttatatcgcaggtacggaaaaactataggaggtattgacatacttctttcacatttttattccctattatgttgtcaataaatctccatgtgatgatcaaaaattctgaaatttgtttaacaaaatttttaaaaattttaaattgaatttcttataaaagataaaaacacatatacaagtaaatttggatatattttaaataagaataaacttttgttttaatatttctcaaaatatgttaattttgttcctacatttcttgttctagtggcctggcgattttttaataaccttaatattttttaaccaatttttgtcttttatatcttattagcacgacaattacgtacacatttcgattcttttaaattaaatagcaaaattaattatttaatgacaaaaatttaaaaaaaaattgcaaaaatgcattttttccccttgtaaatgcacctcaaaactaaatcgaaagtcggcacgggttgcccttcttagaacaagctaaatatttttttggtagtattttaggtcattacgaaagttttcagcgggtaccgttacaatatttcaaaaaatttaattctaagggacactctagtggccagggtatatataagtttgtcattccgtttgtaatttctacatttttcatttgcgaaatcaactttccgtagcccccaaataacttacaaacatgattaatacatcaatatatcgggaactCTCCCTGCTCGGttgcctatttttgacctatatctggattactaagtcattaatatagatatctaatgatagatatttcaaagcccattacaacgatgtatataaggctatagtaatttggacctacaatggctaaaaatcgggaaaaatatttttaacccgaatttttttaacaacaaattttttgtcataaatttttatcaataataaatttaaacagtttcgaaaaaaaaaattttttaaaaattttcaaaaaaaattaaattttgtttacctgaaaatatgtaaaacttgtattttaaagtataatttggtgtagggtatatagctctcttacttgtttattaacttcatttgtatgtatgtattaacgAATAAAAGATATGTTCAGGAACTAAAAACTATAAcgatttattacaaattgttaaatgttttcagaaACTGCTCCagaaacttgaatttttttttggtaaatttgtaataattcggtTTTTTAGTGAACAAAGCTATAACAAATTCGTTGattacactatgcgacaaatggTAGGGCTCAGTGATcggattttcataatttttttcgtaagttatctaacaaatcTCAATTAAAATCATCTAATAAATACTATGAccagagaaaaaaaatagttctacatgtttaccataaccattttaaaagttctttttaacaatattatagttactgttattatgtatgtatgtgttgcaATCGTATATataattgtagtaaataaatatatagtaTGTTTATGACAgtcatgatgaatcattatatgaTAATATGTAGTACTCAGAGTATGATAACCATAATCAGAGAACAGCACAATATGGTGAAGTAATATatcataacaagtaagagagctatatttggctgtgccgaatcttatatatccttcaccaaattatacttcaaaataaaaattctaaatattttaaggtaaataaaatttttttatccaaagttgtttttttcataatttggaatttttttaaatttaaaaatattttgttttttcaatttgttttaatattttgtgaaaaaaacttttggtgaaaaaaaattcgggttaaaaaatattttttccgattttgacccattgtaggtccagcttactatggttttatatacataattgcaaaggtcttagatatatctatcatttgaaatatcaatccagatatacatatgtaggtcaaaaatcgaggttgcccggcaaaagttgatttcaacagacagacggacatggcttaatcgcctccgctatctataaggatccagaatatatgtatatactttatatggtcggaaatgaaaatgtagaaattacaaacggaatgacaaacttatatatatccttgtaacgaaggtgaagggtataaaaatggttgccacaaacatattcttaattactacaatcatgtgaatggtaacttaaacatgTAATGGTTACcgtaatcatatacataattacataacataaaaaaaatgtgtgagttagatgTGCTAAAGAACTACGACCTAtcgtaaaacagttttttcaaaataacttaaaattttgagggtgtttcaaaatcattgaaaaCGGGGGTCTACAACCCCCACctggtcgcttttcaagtttttacaaaaaatgtttttaaataaatttaataaaatattttcatttcattccttaaaatttatttaactatgctattttagaagtttttgcggaagtttttgtaaatttacccaagaaaatatattttttttaaagtcttcTACTTCAGTCTTAAAGTTTTTGTTCATTaggcgaaatttttttcaaaatgctgttaactttggtgccaacaaatttttaattttttctacttttgAGGCTATTTATAAGTACGGTCATTATATCGAGCAACTCTAAAACTGTACAAGAGTCATTCTCAAGAGCTAAAATAGTTGTATGAAAATTctgcattatgttttgcataaaatataaaaatgcttctGATAATCCTTAATTCATCATTCATAAATTCCATATCATAAATTCCATATGACACGCATTCCCCTAAAACTTTTTGGCAttcattttttcatttcttcttagtagtaagtaaatttgaagtgataaataatatagatataattgtcgaaaatttctatttagctggacaaatgaaattttagcttgaaactggacaggcatgaaaaaagctggacaatccagccaagtccagccaggCTGGCAACCCTAGTTGTAACCgacgttgagcttaacaactttgcgaTCGATGTTCGGACATTTAGTTggtcaaaatatatgaaaaaggaacaaaaaattatacGATACTTACTAActtcaaatcgatatatctcgattcctagacctgacCCAGCGTAACGCCGGGactataactataaattttttttttatactgat
Proteins encoded in this region:
- the LOC135961682 gene encoding uncharacterized protein LOC135961682 — protein: MQSNQNKITAPCILCNKFALVILLLLHVHVSSVTAERTCHQCRGINCLRTTYEATQKCLNDLDICVTVFDGQTILAQGCLEQLSEELRNKCGGYAQSPDSEEFRECFKCNENLCNNLASSSFECIQCDSDSDENCRTNPLSLLPTRCGISRTPNEYCYVKQEGNRVIRGCSSTVEEQNTCLSNADCMICQPSELSGCNANDITLDGSGSGDEGTGSGSGNGGSDEGESGNGSSGEGGSGNESDNTAERICHQCRGINCLRTTYEATQKCLNDLDICVTVFDGQTILAQGCLEQLSEELRHKCDVDTTAQDFLALSECFKCNDNLCNNLASSSFECIQCDSESDANCRTNPQSLAPSRCGISRTPNEYCFVKQEGERMIRGCSNTLEEQISCLSSADCMICQPSELSGCNAMDVTIYDGDSGDGGSGNGSGNGGSDEGESGNGSGGEGGSGNESGNTAERICHQCRGINCLRTTYEATQKCLNDLDICVTVFDGQTILAQGCLEQLSEELRHKCDVDTTAQDSLSLSECFKCNDNLCNNLASSSFECIQCDSESDANCRTNPQSLAPSRCGISRTPNEYCFVKQEGERVIRGCSNTLEEQISCLSSVDCMICQPSELSGCNDIEVITNDGGSGSGSGDGSGNGGSDQGGSGSGSGNGGSDQGGSGSGSGNGGSDQGGSGSGSGGENTGDGGNSDSGNDAGDGGSGGGSGDGSSGSGDGGTGNGSDGSGTSGINSHIFIFIINIIIVFFVSN